A region from the Cryptosporangium arvum DSM 44712 genome encodes:
- a CDS encoding fructose-specific PTS transporter subunit EIIC: MTTPHLPFRRALLVGVSYAIPFVAAGGILQALGLLLAGGSVTGEPFSPLQRTGTLVFSVGALAFGLLAPVLAAAVAYALAGRPGLVPGLTTGVAAAAVGAGFLGALVGGVLAGVLAALISRIRRPEWTHGPVLIVALPVVATLVTGGLMLGVIGPPLAAVTRALTGWLGSLDGSSTVLVGAVLGTMTAIDLGGPVNKVAYAFAASGLTTLATPLVPDVTARTDTTATPPHSGAAMAAVMAAGMCAPLALALATRLAPNLFTDHERAHAPTAAALGALFVTEGAIPYAVADPARVVPAAVLGSATAGAVAAGAHATVGAPHGGVLALFSVGHVVVFLTAIVLGTALSCAAVIGAKSVTRAKRTAGTTGGRTELIDSESAS, from the coding sequence ATGACCACACCGCACCTACCGTTCCGCCGCGCGCTGCTCGTCGGCGTCAGCTACGCGATTCCGTTCGTCGCGGCCGGGGGCATCCTGCAGGCGCTGGGGCTGCTGCTCGCCGGTGGCAGCGTGACCGGGGAGCCGTTCAGCCCGCTGCAACGCACCGGGACCCTGGTCTTCTCCGTGGGCGCGCTCGCGTTCGGCCTGCTCGCGCCGGTGCTCGCGGCCGCGGTGGCGTATGCGCTGGCCGGCCGTCCGGGGCTGGTTCCCGGCCTCACGACGGGGGTGGCGGCCGCGGCGGTCGGCGCCGGATTTCTCGGTGCGCTCGTCGGGGGTGTGCTCGCCGGTGTGCTCGCGGCGCTCATCAGCCGGATCCGGCGGCCCGAGTGGACGCACGGCCCGGTGCTGATCGTCGCGCTGCCGGTCGTCGCGACGCTCGTCACCGGAGGGTTGATGCTCGGGGTGATCGGGCCACCGCTCGCCGCGGTGACCCGGGCGCTGACCGGATGGCTCGGCAGCCTCGACGGCTCCTCGACGGTCCTGGTCGGTGCGGTCCTCGGGACGATGACCGCGATCGATCTCGGCGGGCCGGTCAACAAGGTCGCCTACGCGTTCGCCGCCTCCGGCCTCACCACCCTGGCCACCCCGCTGGTTCCGGACGTCACGGCCCGGACCGACACCACCGCGACGCCGCCCCACTCCGGCGCCGCCATGGCCGCGGTCATGGCGGCGGGGATGTGCGCACCCCTCGCCCTGGCGCTCGCCACCCGCCTCGCCCCGAACCTCTTCACCGACCACGAACGGGCCCACGCCCCCACCGCGGCCGCTCTCGGGGCGCTCTTCGTCACCGAGGGCGCGATCCCCTACGCGGTCGCCGACCCCGCCCGGGTCGTACCGGCCGCCGTGCTCGGGTCCGCCACCGCGGGGGCCGTGGCGGCCGGCGCCCACGCCACCGTCGGCGCGCCCCACGGCGGGGTGCTCGCGCTGTTCAGCGTCGGGCACGTTGTCGTTTTCCTCACCGCGATCGTCCTGGGCACCGCGCTGAGCTGCGCCGCGGTGATCGGCGCGAAAAGTGTGACGCGGGCCAAACGCACCGCGGGAACGACCGGGGGGCGCACGGAGCTGATCGATTCAGAGAGCGCATCGTGA
- a CDS encoding MFS transporter, which yields MTAALPAACSRVPERDRTPSPRRHYAAVATLFALDGAIFGTWAARVPDVADRVGATHTALGTALFGVSLGALVSMRLTGAWCARFGAGRVAAVAGVLVALALIPPGFCTGLGALCVALTAFGAATGAANVAANSLGVSLGQHRRRPVMSALHALFSFGGLAGALLGGLASAMLPVPVHFTAVATVGALLATALRPALRSPDSNPTPDVTPAAAPEGTPRAAPAGTGPAPVGAGPGGSGGRGVLVLLVLLGAIAGSTAFAEGALSDWGALHLRETLHATPGVAAAGYAAFCLAMGCGRLAGARWVIRFGDTRVLVAGALAAAIGATAAAYGTDQFVALGGFVLVGLGLANVFPLVIGRAGLVGGPRGVGLASTVGYSGLLGGPPVVGFLAAHAGLPAALSTITALALVAAALAVVVAVELPDATTVAAALRSRARVYAALTADRLGASVGDLSLLLDASDHAVTTDHTRSRPATAPPPAGTIRGYPGLEFLVP from the coding sequence GTGACTGCTGCTCTACCGGCGGCCTGCTCGCGCGTGCCCGAACGCGACCGAACCCCCTCCCCGCGACGGCACTACGCCGCCGTCGCCACCCTCTTCGCCCTGGACGGCGCGATCTTCGGCACCTGGGCCGCACGCGTGCCCGACGTCGCCGACCGGGTCGGCGCCACCCACACCGCCCTGGGCACCGCACTGTTTGGCGTCTCGCTCGGGGCGCTCGTGAGCATGCGCCTGACCGGAGCGTGGTGCGCGCGCTTCGGCGCCGGCCGCGTGGCCGCGGTCGCCGGCGTGCTGGTCGCGCTCGCGCTGATCCCACCCGGCTTCTGTACCGGCCTCGGCGCCCTCTGCGTGGCCCTCACCGCGTTCGGCGCGGCCACCGGAGCCGCCAACGTCGCCGCGAACAGCCTCGGCGTGAGCCTGGGACAGCACCGGCGACGCCCGGTGATGTCGGCCTTGCACGCGCTGTTCAGCTTCGGAGGCCTGGCCGGCGCCCTCCTGGGCGGCCTGGCCTCGGCCATGCTGCCCGTCCCCGTGCACTTCACCGCGGTCGCCACCGTCGGCGCGCTCCTGGCCACCGCGCTGCGCCCGGCGCTCCGCTCACCGGACTCCAACCCGACGCCCGACGTCACCCCGGCCGCGGCACCCGAGGGCACGCCGCGGGCGGCCCCCGCCGGCACGGGGCCCGCCCCGGTGGGTGCGGGGCCGGGCGGATCCGGTGGGCGCGGGGTGCTGGTGCTGCTGGTGCTGCTGGGAGCGATCGCGGGGAGCACCGCGTTCGCCGAGGGGGCGTTGTCGGACTGGGGTGCGCTGCACCTGCGCGAGACCCTGCACGCAACACCGGGCGTGGCCGCCGCGGGGTACGCCGCGTTCTGCCTCGCCATGGGGTGCGGCCGGCTCGCCGGAGCCCGCTGGGTGATCCGGTTCGGCGACACCCGCGTCCTGGTCGCCGGCGCGCTCGCCGCCGCGATCGGCGCGACCGCCGCCGCCTACGGCACGGACCAGTTCGTCGCCCTCGGGGGTTTCGTCCTGGTCGGGCTGGGTCTGGCGAACGTGTTCCCGCTCGTGATCGGACGGGCCGGCCTGGTCGGGGGACCGCGCGGCGTCGGGCTCGCGTCGACGGTCGGGTACAGCGGGCTGCTCGGTGGCCCGCCCGTCGTCGGGTTCCTCGCCGCGCACGCCGGCCTGCCGGCCGCCCTCTCCACGATCACCGCGCTGGCGCTGGTCGCGGCCGCGCTCGCCGTCGTCGTGGCGGTCGAGCTCCCGGACGCCACGACGGTCGCCGCCGCGCTCCGCTCCCGGGCCCGGGTCTACGCGGCCCTCACCGCCGACCGCCTCGGCGCGAGCGTGGGCGACCTCTCCCTCCTCCTCGACGCCTCCGACCACGCCGTCACCACCGACCACACCCGTTCCCGACCCGCGACCGCGCCCCCGCCCGCGGGGACCATCCGGGGCTACCCCGGGCTGGAGTTCCTCGTTCCATGA
- a CDS encoding PfkB family carbohydrate kinase — MEPTVYSLESALVDVAIDVPALPERGGDVVATGTRIHAGGGFNLASAVARQGVRCVYAAPVGAGRYGEVIRAALSAEGVTATALPRTHGDSGFAVALVEPDGERTFVTSAGVESALTVEDLAKIEPAPGDAVVASGYDLAYPDTGPVLAGWLPTLPAGVLVALDPGPLVLEVPAERWARVVGRVDLLTVNQREARLLSGSSASGVSLLEAVRGLRDAPGALVVVREGADGCVATGGALGSRVVSVPAPKVPAVDTTGAGDIHTGVLLARLVSGSPVDEALADAVRAAAIAVRKPGSATGPTRAEMDHPDG, encoded by the coding sequence GTGGAGCCGACCGTGTACTCGCTGGAGAGCGCTCTGGTCGACGTCGCCATCGACGTTCCCGCGCTGCCCGAGCGGGGAGGCGACGTCGTCGCCACCGGAACCCGGATCCACGCGGGTGGTGGCTTCAACCTCGCGTCGGCCGTGGCGCGGCAGGGTGTCCGCTGCGTGTACGCCGCGCCGGTCGGCGCCGGTCGGTACGGCGAGGTGATCCGGGCCGCGCTGAGCGCCGAGGGCGTCACCGCGACCGCGTTGCCGCGCACCCACGGCGACTCCGGTTTCGCGGTGGCGCTGGTGGAGCCGGACGGTGAGCGGACGTTCGTCACGAGCGCGGGGGTCGAGTCGGCGCTGACCGTCGAGGACCTGGCGAAGATCGAGCCCGCGCCCGGCGACGCGGTCGTGGCGTCGGGCTACGACCTGGCGTATCCCGACACCGGGCCGGTGCTGGCCGGGTGGCTGCCGACGTTACCGGCCGGGGTGCTGGTGGCGCTGGATCCGGGGCCACTCGTGCTCGAGGTGCCGGCCGAGCGGTGGGCGCGGGTGGTGGGCCGGGTGGACCTGCTGACCGTGAACCAGCGGGAGGCCCGGTTGTTGAGCGGGTCCTCGGCGTCGGGGGTGTCGTTGCTGGAGGCGGTGCGTGGACTGCGTGACGCACCGGGCGCGCTGGTCGTGGTGCGTGAGGGCGCGGACGGGTGTGTCGCGACCGGGGGTGCGCTCGGGTCGCGGGTGGTGTCGGTACCGGCTCCGAAGGTTCCGGCGGTCGACACGACCGGCGCCGGCGACATCCACACCGGCGTCCTGCTGGCGCGGCTGGTGTCGGGTTCCCCGGTCGACGAGGCGCTGGCCGACGCCGTGCGCGCGGCGGCCATCGCGGTGCGGAAGCCCGGGTCGGCGACCGGCCCGACCCGGGCGGAGATGGATCACCCGGACGGATAG
- a CDS encoding GGDEF domain-containing protein translates to MGDSRRVAAVVLAVIGVLFGIYLLGNEWVRVSVVLVADGAGAVLVLRGVLRHRPPGPLPWLFLAGAQSLAVIADCLFYGGYLFDRAWDFPGPPDLFFLARYPLWFAVALLWVHRSTRHDAFRWRTDVTLVDVAIIVVASALLSWIFVISPLIRDSPDVALLVLYAAYPVGDLILLAVGMRIWFGGGQRSVSLGLLGGFATCWLAADTAYLLSLANGTYRFLGWTEPLWIAAAIALAAAATHPSMVSVGRPSADAPRSGTGRRLVLLGGVSLLAPAAQFVQYLRDGDLHVPVVTATCAVLFVLVMFRMGVLLREQRRIAITDTLTGLRTRRFFEENLALEAERAARFGSPMGVLLVDVDHFKTVNDRYGHKAGDTVLREVARRLRECARAGDVVARYGGEEFALLVAPTDRAGAARLGERLRDAVGGESFRLDDRTELLVTASIGVALLPDHAATPDELTVRADQCLYRAKNAGRNRVVVAGELPVTH, encoded by the coding sequence GTGGGGGACTCGCGGCGGGTCGCCGCAGTGGTGCTCGCGGTGATCGGAGTCCTCTTCGGGATCTATCTGCTCGGCAACGAGTGGGTCCGGGTCTCGGTCGTGCTCGTCGCCGACGGCGCGGGGGCCGTCCTGGTGCTCCGCGGGGTCCTGCGCCACCGTCCGCCCGGGCCGCTCCCGTGGCTGTTCCTGGCCGGTGCGCAGTCGCTGGCCGTCATCGCCGACTGTCTCTTCTACGGCGGGTACCTGTTCGACCGGGCGTGGGACTTCCCCGGTCCGCCGGACCTGTTCTTCCTCGCGCGCTACCCGCTCTGGTTCGCGGTCGCGCTGCTCTGGGTCCACCGGTCCACCCGGCACGACGCGTTCCGGTGGCGCACCGACGTGACGCTCGTCGACGTCGCGATCATCGTGGTCGCCAGCGCCCTGCTGTCGTGGATCTTCGTGATCTCGCCGCTGATCCGGGACTCGCCCGACGTCGCGCTGCTCGTGCTGTACGCGGCCTATCCGGTCGGTGACCTGATCCTGCTCGCGGTCGGCATGCGGATCTGGTTCGGCGGCGGGCAGCGCAGCGTGTCGCTGGGGCTGCTCGGCGGCTTCGCCACCTGCTGGCTGGCCGCCGACACCGCCTACCTGCTCAGCCTCGCGAACGGCACCTACCGGTTCCTCGGGTGGACCGAGCCGCTCTGGATCGCGGCCGCGATCGCGCTGGCCGCGGCGGCCACCCACCCGTCGATGGTCTCGGTCGGGCGGCCCTCGGCCGACGCGCCCCGGTCCGGTACCGGTCGCCGGCTGGTGCTGCTCGGTGGGGTGTCGCTGCTGGCGCCCGCGGCCCAGTTCGTGCAGTACCTGCGGGACGGCGATCTGCACGTTCCGGTCGTCACCGCCACCTGCGCCGTGCTGTTCGTGCTGGTGATGTTCCGGATGGGCGTCCTGCTCCGGGAGCAGCGGCGGATCGCGATCACCGACACGCTGACCGGGCTGCGTACGCGCCGGTTCTTCGAGGAGAACCTCGCGCTGGAGGCCGAGCGGGCCGCGCGGTTCGGCTCGCCGATGGGTGTGCTGCTCGTCGACGTCGACCACTTCAAGACCGTCAACGACCGCTACGGGCACAAAGCGGGGGACACCGTGCTGCGCGAGGTGGCCCGCCGGCTGCGGGAGTGCGCGCGGGCCGGCGACGTCGTCGCGCGCTACGGCGGCGAGGAGTTCGCGCTGCTGGTGGCCCCCACCGACCGCGCCGGGGCGGCGCGGCTCGGCGAACGGTTGCGTGACGCGGTCGGCGGCGAGTCGTTCCGGCTCGACGACCGCACCGAACTGCTGGTCACCGCCTCGATCGGGGTGGCGCTGCTCCCCGACCACGCGGCGACGCCCGACGAGCTCACGGTCCGGGCCGACCAGTGCCTCTACCGGGCCAAGAACGCCGGCCGCAACCGCGTGGTCGTCGCCGGGGAGCTACCGGTCACCCACTAG
- a CDS encoding Gfo/Idh/MocA family protein, which translates to MSDLRVAVLGVGVMGSYHAAALAERIAHARVTVVSDADGPRAERVARAVGARVEADPLAAIDAADVDAVVIASPGFAHEAQVLACLDRRIPVLCEKPLTLTADTAYRIVEREATLATPLVQLGFMRRFDAEYAALRSLVASGELGAPLLLHCVHRNPAQSDAFTSEMMMRDSVVHEADVARFLLDEEIVAVTVKRPRASREAPPGVSDPMLVLMETESGRLVDVEISGRSRVAYEVRTELVAEHGNAMIGLDGGPLVARTGGVRGRVQTAGFIERFATAYDTELQRWVRAARRGTVDGPGTWDGYAAVAVCAAGVEAVRTGARVPVELAPRPVRAAA; encoded by the coding sequence ATGAGCGACCTGAGGGTCGCCGTGCTCGGCGTCGGGGTGATGGGCAGTTATCACGCGGCGGCGCTCGCGGAGCGCATCGCCCACGCCCGGGTGACCGTGGTGTCCGACGCCGACGGCCCCCGCGCCGAGCGGGTGGCCCGCGCGGTCGGCGCGCGGGTGGAGGCCGATCCGCTCGCCGCGATCGACGCCGCCGACGTGGACGCGGTCGTGATCGCGTCGCCGGGGTTCGCGCACGAGGCGCAGGTGCTGGCCTGCCTCGACCGGCGGATCCCGGTGCTCTGCGAGAAGCCGCTGACGCTCACCGCGGACACCGCGTACCGGATCGTGGAGCGGGAGGCGACGCTGGCGACGCCGCTGGTGCAGCTCGGCTTCATGCGGCGCTTCGACGCGGAGTACGCGGCGCTGCGCTCGCTGGTGGCCTCGGGCGAGCTGGGAGCGCCGCTGCTGCTGCACTGCGTGCACCGCAACCCCGCGCAGTCCGACGCGTTCACCTCCGAGATGATGATGCGTGACTCGGTGGTGCACGAGGCCGACGTGGCGCGGTTCCTGCTCGACGAGGAGATCGTCGCGGTCACCGTGAAGCGTCCGCGGGCCTCCCGGGAGGCGCCGCCGGGCGTCAGCGACCCGATGCTGGTGCTGATGGAGACCGAGTCGGGCCGGCTCGTCGACGTCGAGATCTCCGGGCGCAGCCGGGTGGCGTACGAGGTGCGCACCGAGCTGGTGGCCGAACACGGGAACGCGATGATCGGCCTGGACGGCGGCCCGCTGGTGGCCAGAACGGGCGGCGTGCGGGGCCGGGTGCAGACCGCCGGGTTCATCGAACGGTTCGCGACCGCGTACGACACCGAACTGCAGCGCTGGGTCCGGGCCGCGCGGCGGGGCACGGTCGACGGCCCCGGCACCTGGGACGGGTACGCGGCGGTGGCGGTGTGCGCCGCGGGCGTCGAGGCGGTGCGTACCGGCGCCCGCGTGCCGGTGGAGCTGGCCCCCCGCCCGGTCCGCGCGGCGGCCTAG
- a CDS encoding sugar phosphate isomerase/epimerase family protein, with protein MITIGSAPDSWGVWFADDPAQTPADRFLAEVKAAGYDWIELGPYGYLPNDPVALTEALEAHGLRVSAGTVFSALHRPDSWDAVWRQVTDVASLTRAVGGQHIVVIPDLYRHHKTGENLESPTLTDAQWTKLTTDTNELGRRILDEYGLTLQFHSHADSHIGYQRDIERFLADTDPAYVNLCLDTGHVAYYGGDSLELIGRYPERIGYLHLKQVDPEIAKQVEAEDLVFPEAVRRGVMCEPPNGVPDLGAVLDAVGTLGRDLYAIVEQDMYPCEPERPLPIARRTHTYLAGCSGAPVSIGAPS; from the coding sequence ATGATCACCATTGGTTCCGCGCCCGACTCATGGGGCGTCTGGTTCGCCGACGACCCGGCGCAGACCCCGGCCGACCGCTTCCTGGCCGAGGTGAAGGCCGCCGGTTACGACTGGATCGAGCTCGGCCCCTACGGCTACCTCCCGAACGACCCGGTCGCGTTGACCGAGGCGCTGGAAGCCCACGGCCTGCGGGTCTCGGCCGGCACGGTGTTCTCCGCGCTGCACCGCCCCGACTCCTGGGACGCGGTCTGGCGGCAGGTCACCGACGTCGCGTCGCTGACCAGGGCGGTCGGCGGGCAGCACATCGTCGTCATCCCGGATCTCTACCGGCACCACAAGACCGGCGAGAACCTGGAGAGCCCGACGCTCACCGACGCGCAGTGGACCAAGCTCACGACCGACACGAACGAACTCGGCCGGCGGATCCTCGACGAGTACGGGCTGACGCTCCAGTTCCACTCGCACGCCGACAGCCACATCGGGTACCAGCGCGACATCGAGCGCTTCCTCGCCGACACCGACCCGGCCTACGTCAACCTGTGTCTGGACACCGGGCACGTGGCCTACTACGGCGGCGACAGCCTGGAGCTGATCGGGCGCTACCCGGAGCGGATCGGGTACCTGCACCTCAAGCAGGTCGACCCGGAGATCGCCAAGCAGGTGGAGGCCGAGGACCTGGTGTTCCCGGAGGCGGTGCGGCGCGGGGTGATGTGCGAGCCGCCGAACGGCGTCCCCGACCTGGGCGCGGTGCTCGACGCGGTCGGGACGCTCGGGCGCGACCTGTACGCGATCGTCGAGCAGGACATGTACCCGTGCGAGCCGGAGCGCCCGCTGCCGATCGCGCGGCGCACCCACACGTATCTGGCCGGGTGCAGCGGAGCTCCGGTGTCGATCGGCGCCCCGTCATGA